One stretch of Candidatus Binatia bacterium DNA includes these proteins:
- a CDS encoding ACP synthase, whose translation MQEIGIRSQAAYIPMLRLSLGAISGGRKASGGGGEKAVAYFDEDAVTMAVAAGSNCLEGLDRSGVDALYFASTSYPYREKQGAALIAKALDLRREVLTADVTDSTRAATVALRAALDAVRAGTARNALVIAADARPAPPRTPMERNFGDAAVAFLIGSEDVAAIFEEQVFLAEEIIDVWRTEWDRFVRSWEERFVVERGYTENTVAAIRALLEKAGAKPGDFRRLVAYTPDARSLQGVARATGFDPKTQLQDPLFGRVGNCGAAFAPLLLAAALEEAQEGQRFLWANYGDGADAMVVRTTAAVARLARRRGVQWHLARRRELTDYDRYLNYRNLYPTESDRRAGQGVSATVHYRDRNEDIAFHGQRCRRCGTEQFPFQRVCFQCFARDDFDEIRLAERQGKVMSFTFDYFAGSPDPPLIVTTIEVEGGARVYLQMTDASPSEVKLDMPVEFTFRKIHEYGGTPNYFWKCTPVRSISW comes from the coding sequence ATGCAGGAAATCGGTATTCGTTCCCAAGCCGCGTACATTCCCATGCTGCGGCTTTCGCTCGGCGCCATCAGCGGCGGCCGCAAAGCCAGCGGTGGCGGCGGAGAGAAGGCGGTCGCATACTTCGACGAAGACGCCGTCACCATGGCCGTGGCCGCCGGCTCGAATTGCTTAGAGGGGTTGGACCGCTCCGGGGTGGACGCCTTGTACTTCGCCTCGACGTCTTACCCGTATCGCGAGAAGCAGGGGGCCGCGCTGATCGCCAAAGCACTGGACTTGCGGCGCGAGGTGCTCACGGCCGATGTAACCGACTCGACGCGCGCAGCGACAGTGGCGTTGCGCGCGGCTCTCGACGCTGTGCGCGCGGGTACCGCGCGCAATGCCTTGGTGATCGCTGCGGATGCCCGCCCCGCACCGCCGCGCACCCCCATGGAGCGCAACTTCGGAGATGCGGCGGTGGCTTTCCTCATCGGCAGCGAAGACGTCGCCGCGATCTTCGAGGAGCAAGTGTTTTTGGCCGAGGAAATCATTGACGTATGGCGCACGGAGTGGGATCGCTTCGTGCGCTCGTGGGAAGAACGCTTCGTCGTGGAGCGTGGCTACACGGAAAACACCGTGGCGGCGATTCGGGCGCTGCTCGAAAAGGCTGGCGCCAAGCCCGGAGATTTCCGGCGGCTCGTTGCCTACACGCCGGACGCGCGCAGCTTGCAGGGGGTGGCACGCGCCACCGGGTTCGATCCCAAGACCCAGTTACAAGACCCGCTCTTCGGGCGAGTCGGCAACTGTGGTGCCGCCTTTGCCCCCTTGCTGCTGGCGGCGGCTTTGGAGGAGGCGCAAGAGGGGCAGCGCTTTCTGTGGGCAAACTACGGCGACGGAGCCGATGCGATGGTGGTGCGCACCACTGCGGCTGTGGCCCGCTTGGCGCGGCGCCGCGGAGTCCAGTGGCATTTGGCGCGCCGCCGGGAACTCACCGACTACGACCGTTACCTCAACTACCGCAACTTGTATCCCACGGAAAGCGACCGCCGCGCCGGCCAAGGCGTATCGGCTACCGTGCACTATCGCGACCGCAACGAGGACATCGCCTTTCACGGGCAGCGCTGCCGGCGCTGCGGCACGGAGCAGTTTCCCTTCCAGCGCGTTTGCTTCCAGTGCTTTGCTCGCGACGATTTCGACGAAATTCGCCTCGCGGAGCGGCAGGGAAAGGTGATGTCGTTCACCTTCGATTACTTCGCCGGCAGCCCCGATCCGCCGTTGATCGTGACCACGATCGAAGTCGAAGGCGGTGCGAGGGTATATCTGCAAATGACCGATGCCTCGCCGAGCGAGGTGAAACTCGACATGCCGGTGGAATTCACCTTTCGCAAGATCCACGAATACGGCGGCACACCGAACTACTTTTGGAAGTGCACGCCGGTCAGGAGCATTTCTTGGTAG
- a CDS encoding 3-hydroxyacyl-CoA dehydrogenase → MLLEGRVAVVTGAGRGVGRGIALELARNGAKVVVNDLGCGVDGQGKAEDPAMQVVEEIRGFGGQAVPNYDSVASFEGAKRIIDTALENFGRIDILVNNAGILRDRTMVKMSEEDFDAVIAVHLKGTWNCGRHAIPHMREQNYGRIINITSSAGLRGNFGQSNYGAAKAGIMGLTLCWALELGRYGITVNAMAPAGLTRMVGTIPGMENKEPPHEMHPDRNAPMVAFLASEKAAHVNGQIFGRRGYGFTLFQQLRPIAMMYKPGGLTAEEIAANFDGVFLEHLQPIGIPQLRRDDKKEEKKEEKK, encoded by the coding sequence ATGTTACTGGAAGGCAGGGTGGCAGTCGTCACAGGAGCCGGCCGCGGAGTGGGCCGCGGCATTGCACTGGAACTGGCCCGCAATGGCGCCAAGGTCGTGGTGAACGATCTCGGCTGCGGCGTAGATGGCCAGGGCAAGGCGGAGGACCCAGCCATGCAGGTGGTAGAGGAAATTCGCGGCTTTGGCGGCCAGGCGGTGCCCAATTACGATTCCGTGGCGTCGTTCGAGGGCGCCAAGCGCATCATCGATACGGCGTTGGAGAATTTTGGCCGCATTGACATCCTCGTGAACAACGCCGGCATTTTGCGCGACCGCACCATGGTGAAAATGAGCGAAGAGGATTTCGACGCGGTGATTGCGGTGCACCTCAAGGGCACGTGGAACTGCGGGCGGCATGCGATCCCGCACATGCGGGAACAAAATTACGGCCGCATCATCAATATTACTTCGAGTGCGGGGTTGCGGGGGAATTTCGGCCAAAGCAACTACGGTGCGGCCAAGGCAGGCATCATGGGGCTCACCCTGTGTTGGGCGCTGGAACTCGGGCGCTACGGGATCACGGTCAATGCCATGGCACCCGCCGGGCTCACGCGCATGGTGGGCACGATTCCCGGAATGGAAAACAAAGAGCCGCCGCACGAAATGCACCCCGACCGCAATGCGCCTATGGTGGCGTTTTTGGCGTCCGAAAAAGCCGCTCACGTGAACGGGCAAATTTTTGGCCGGCGCGGCTACGGTTTCACGCTGTTTCAGCAGCTCCGCCCGATTGCCATGATGTACAAGCCCGGCGGGCTCACGGCTGAGGAAATCGCCGCGAACTTCGATGGAGTTTTCCTCGAACACTTGCAGCCCATCGGCATTCCGCAATTGCGCCGCGACGACAAGAAAGAAGAGAAAAAAGAAGAAAAGAAGTAG